A single window of Halobacillus naozhouensis DNA harbors:
- the tsaE gene encoding tRNA (adenosine(37)-N6)-threonylcarbamoyltransferase complex ATPase subunit type 1 TsaE yields the protein MKRYEWTTASEGETILFSEKLAEYLTPGDVLTLEGDLGAGKTTFTKGLAKGLGVTRTVNSPTFTIIKEYMGRIPLYHMDVYRLEDSDEDLGFEEFFEGDGVTVVEWSQFIKEYLPDERLDITIEYLSETERKIKLQPHSTHFEEICKEIKK from the coding sequence GTGAAAAGATATGAATGGACGACAGCGTCTGAAGGGGAAACAATTCTCTTTTCGGAGAAGTTAGCTGAGTACTTAACTCCTGGAGATGTGCTGACACTGGAAGGAGATTTAGGTGCAGGTAAGACAACGTTTACGAAAGGACTTGCGAAGGGTCTAGGTGTTACACGCACGGTAAACAGCCCGACGTTTACCATTATAAAAGAGTACATGGGAAGAATCCCTTTATATCATATGGATGTATATAGACTTGAGGATAGTGATGAAGATTTAGGTTTTGAGGAATTTTTTGAAGGAGACGGAGTGACGGTGGTTGAGTGGTCTCAATTTATTAAAGAGTACCTGCCTGACGAAAGGTTAGATATAACTATCGAGTACCTGAGTGAGACGGAGCGGAAAATAAAGTTGCAGCCGCACTCTACCCACTTCGAGGAAATTTGTAAGGAGATTAAAAAATGA
- the tsaB gene encoding tRNA (adenosine(37)-N6)-threonylcarbamoyltransferase complex dimerization subunit type 1 TsaB: MNVLAIDTSNYVMGVAVIKDGVVAGELVTNIKKNHSLRLMPAIEQLMSETATKPEELDRIAVAHGPGSYTGVRIGLTTAKTMAWSLNIPAVGISSLEAVARQGELFDGYICPFFDARRGLVYTGLYDGNMKLVKDEVNILMDDWLDQLKNLDKPILFLSQDIQGFMETIMDVLGERAVFPNAAFNYARPSLIALAGIKKDPDDIHGLVPNYLRLPEAEAKWLAEQEKK; this comes from the coding sequence ATGAATGTATTAGCCATAGATACATCAAATTATGTAATGGGTGTTGCGGTTATAAAAGATGGAGTCGTAGCCGGTGAGCTTGTCACGAATATAAAGAAAAATCATTCTCTACGGCTGATGCCGGCGATTGAACAGCTTATGAGCGAGACAGCAACTAAACCTGAAGAACTTGATCGTATTGCTGTTGCCCACGGGCCTGGATCCTATACTGGAGTCAGGATTGGTTTAACGACAGCCAAGACGATGGCCTGGTCACTGAACATTCCAGCTGTCGGCATATCAAGTCTAGAAGCTGTAGCAAGGCAAGGTGAACTATTCGATGGTTATATTTGTCCTTTTTTTGATGCAAGAAGGGGACTGGTGTACACAGGTTTGTATGACGGGAATATGAAGCTTGTTAAGGATGAAGTGAATATTTTGATGGATGATTGGCTGGACCAACTAAAAAACTTGGATAAGCCAATTCTGTTTTTAAGTCAGGATATTCAGGGGTTTATGGAAACGATTATGGACGTCCTCGGGGAGAGGGCAGTTTTTCCAAATGCAGCTTTCAACTATGCTCGGCCATCTTTAATCGCATTAGCAGGTATAAAGAAAGACCCGGATGATATCCATGGGCTTGTCCCTAACTATTTACGCTTACCAGAGGCAGAGGCTAAGTGGCTTGCGGAGCAGGAGAAGAAGTAA
- the rimI gene encoding ribosomal protein S18-alanine N-acetyltransferase has translation MVIIRKMQVDDIEQVMTVEHATFAVPWTEDTFRNEVNGENPYAHYLVIEQDGTIFGYCGLWLIIDEAHVTNIAIHPDYRGNGYGEQLFRKSFEEAIEMGAIQLSLEVRVSNTAAQHLYRKFGLVPGGVRKNYYTDNGEDALVMWVGLK, from the coding sequence ATGGTGATTATACGGAAAATGCAGGTTGATGATATCGAGCAAGTGATGACAGTAGAGCATGCAACATTTGCTGTTCCCTGGACCGAAGATACATTTAGGAATGAAGTCAATGGCGAGAATCCGTATGCTCACTACCTTGTAATTGAGCAGGATGGGACGATTTTTGGCTACTGTGGTCTATGGCTGATTATTGATGAAGCGCATGTAACAAATATTGCGATCCATCCTGATTATAGAGGGAATGGATATGGAGAACAGCTTTTTCGCAAGTCATTTGAAGAAGCGATTGAAATGGGTGCGATTCAATTAAGTTTAGAAGTGCGTGTATCTAATACAGCAGCACAGCATCTCTATCGTAAGTTTGGGCTTGTCCCTGGAGGCGTTCGGAAAAATTATTATACAGATAATGGTGAAGATGCATTAGTGATGTGGGTGGGGTTAAAATGA
- the tsaD gene encoding tRNA (adenosine(37)-N6)-threonylcarbamoyltransferase complex transferase subunit TsaD produces the protein MKQDQYVLAIETSCDETAVAIVKNERELVANVVASQIESHKRFGGVVPEIASRHHIEQITLTLEAALGEAELEADEIDAIAVTEGPGLVGALLVGVNAAKALAFAKGKPLVGVHHIAGHIYANRLEKEFTFPVLSLVVSGGHTELILMNEHGSFEVIGETRDDAAGEAYDKVARTLKLPYPGGPHIDKLAAEGEDVLNFPRAWLEADSYDFSFSGLKSAVINKLHNAKQKGVTLKPEDVAASFQASVVDVLSTKAYRAAIDYGVKQIIVAGGVAANQGLRNALHEKFEGTDTELLIPPLHLCTDNAAMIAAAGAVAFKQGHRAGYDLNANPALSLERYGQRNDDD, from the coding sequence ATGAAGCAAGATCAATACGTATTAGCGATTGAAACAAGCTGTGATGAAACGGCGGTAGCCATTGTGAAGAATGAACGGGAGTTAGTAGCTAATGTCGTCGCTTCACAAATTGAGAGTCATAAAAGGTTTGGGGGAGTGGTCCCTGAGATTGCCTCAAGACACCATATAGAGCAAATTACATTAACATTAGAGGCTGCCCTTGGAGAAGCAGAGCTTGAGGCAGATGAAATCGATGCGATTGCGGTTACGGAGGGTCCAGGTTTGGTGGGGGCGTTGCTCGTTGGTGTGAATGCAGCAAAGGCGCTGGCTTTTGCTAAAGGTAAACCGCTTGTTGGGGTTCATCATATAGCCGGACACATCTATGCTAATCGCTTAGAGAAGGAATTTACGTTTCCTGTGCTGTCTTTAGTAGTATCAGGCGGACATACTGAGCTGATCTTAATGAACGAACACGGCTCCTTTGAAGTAATTGGCGAGACAAGGGACGATGCGGCAGGAGAAGCCTATGATAAAGTAGCACGCACACTTAAACTTCCTTACCCAGGCGGACCTCATATCGACAAGTTAGCAGCTGAAGGGGAGGATGTTCTTAACTTTCCACGAGCCTGGCTGGAGGCAGATTCTTATGATTTTAGTTTTAGTGGATTAAAGTCTGCAGTTATCAACAAGTTGCACAATGCCAAGCAAAAAGGAGTGACTCTTAAACCTGAGGATGTAGCTGCAAGTTTTCAGGCAAGTGTCGTAGATGTGTTATCCACAAAAGCATATCGGGCAGCAATAGATTATGGAGTAAAACAAATCATTGTAGCTGGAGGTGTGGCAGCCAATCAGGGGTTGAGAAATGCACTTCATGAGAAGTTCGAGGGAACTGATACAGAACTGTTAATTCCTCCTTTACATTTATGTACGGATAATGCTGCAATGATTGCTGCAGCAGGGGCTGTAGCTTTTAAACAGGGACACAGAGCGGGTTATGATTTGAATGCAAATCCCGCTTTGAGTTTAGAAAGATACGGTCAACGAAACGACGATGATTAG
- the abc-f gene encoding ribosomal protection-like ABC-F family protein, with translation MILLQLNQLTKRFGAELILSNIKLEVQMNDRIAIVGRNGSGKSTLLKMMAGELSYDSGDIFKPKDVTMEYLAQNTGLDSEESIWNEMEKVFAHLKGIEKELRDMEAEMADPELFDNHEAYQKLLSSYDERQDYFKRAGGYHYEADIKAVLNGLNFHDFDWNTPITSLSGGQKTRLALGKLLLTKPDVLILDEPTNHLDIETLSWLEGYLQGYEGAVVIVSHDRYFLDKIVNTVYEIAHQGSKKYHGNYSNYLQKKEADYELELKSFEKQQSEIKRMEEFIQKNIVRATTSKRAQSRRKQLEKMDKLEKPKTDQSSATFSFQVNKKSGNDVLKLNDLSFRYDPDSPMLFDHLSMNLQRGDSVALVGPNGVGKTTLLKTIIGELKASGTMMLGTNVQIGYYDQEQTNLNSKKTVLNELWDDYPLKNEKDIRTILGNFLFSGDDVLKPVSALSGGEKARLSLAKLMMQEANFLILDEPTNHLDLDSKEVLESALIDYPGTLLFVSHDRYFINKIATQVVEMHPKETRTFLGDYDYYVQKKQEELELQQLEEAEAAQQATGDSGEAQIKNSFQQDKANKREERKRQRRITEIEQQIEEVEIKIEEIESLLCDPEIYQDHEKSLELTESNQSYQQQIETLMEEWEQLHE, from the coding sequence ATGATTCTCTTGCAATTAAATCAATTAACGAAGCGTTTTGGGGCTGAGTTAATTTTATCGAATATTAAACTGGAAGTACAAATGAATGACCGTATTGCCATTGTTGGCAGAAACGGGTCTGGTAAAAGTACTCTGTTAAAAATGATGGCTGGAGAATTGAGCTATGATTCTGGTGATATTTTCAAGCCTAAAGATGTGACGATGGAGTATTTGGCTCAAAATACTGGACTGGATTCTGAGGAATCGATTTGGAATGAAATGGAGAAAGTATTTGCCCATTTAAAAGGGATCGAAAAAGAATTACGGGACATGGAGGCAGAGATGGCAGATCCGGAGCTGTTCGATAACCATGAGGCCTACCAGAAATTGTTGTCAAGCTATGATGAGCGCCAAGATTATTTTAAACGAGCAGGCGGCTATCACTATGAAGCAGACATAAAAGCTGTGCTAAACGGATTAAACTTCCATGATTTCGATTGGAATACGCCGATCACTTCCTTAAGTGGCGGCCAGAAAACACGGCTGGCTCTTGGAAAACTGTTATTAACGAAACCTGATGTTCTCATCCTAGACGAACCGACTAACCACCTGGATATTGAAACCCTGTCCTGGCTAGAAGGTTATTTGCAAGGGTATGAAGGGGCCGTTGTCATCGTTTCCCATGATCGATATTTTCTAGATAAGATCGTGAACACGGTTTATGAAATTGCCCATCAAGGTTCAAAGAAATACCACGGTAACTACAGTAATTATTTGCAAAAGAAAGAAGCCGATTATGAACTTGAATTGAAGAGTTTTGAGAAACAGCAGTCAGAAATCAAGCGAATGGAAGAGTTTATCCAGAAGAATATTGTGCGTGCCACGACTAGTAAGCGTGCGCAAAGCCGCAGAAAACAGCTTGAAAAAATGGACAAGCTCGAAAAGCCGAAAACAGACCAATCCTCCGCTACCTTTAGCTTTCAAGTGAATAAGAAAAGCGGTAACGATGTATTGAAACTGAATGATCTTTCTTTTCGTTACGACCCTGATTCTCCTATGTTATTTGATCATTTATCGATGAATTTACAGCGAGGAGATTCCGTTGCCTTAGTCGGACCAAATGGTGTCGGAAAAACGACTTTGCTCAAAACCATAATCGGGGAATTAAAAGCAAGTGGTACAATGATGCTTGGGACCAATGTTCAAATTGGTTACTATGATCAGGAACAAACGAATCTGAACTCGAAGAAGACTGTATTGAACGAGCTATGGGATGATTATCCTTTGAAAAATGAAAAAGATATCAGGACGATACTCGGCAATTTCCTGTTCTCCGGAGATGATGTGCTGAAGCCGGTTTCTGCTTTAAGCGGTGGAGAAAAAGCGCGTTTATCATTGGCTAAGCTCATGATGCAAGAAGCTAATTTCCTCATCCTTGATGAGCCGACGAACCACTTGGACCTTGATAGTAAAGAAGTTCTGGAGTCGGCTCTTATTGATTATCCAGGGACGCTGCTGTTCGTTTCACACGACCGTTATTTTATAAACAAAATAGCTACTCAAGTTGTTGAAATGCATCCGAAAGAAACACGGACATTCCTCGGTGATTATGATTACTATGTTCAGAAGAAACAAGAGGAACTGGAACTCCAGCAGCTCGAGGAAGCAGAAGCGGCCCAGCAAGCCACAGGGGATTCTGGAGAAGCGCAAATTAAAAATAGCTTTCAACAGGATAAAGCCAATAAGCGAGAAGAGCGAAAACGCCAACGTAGAATTACTGAAATTGAACAACAAATTGAAGAAGTTGAGATTAAAATTGAGGAAATCGAATCCTTATTGTGCGATCCCGAGATCTATCAAGATCACGAGAAATCTCTAGAACTTACCGAAAGCAATCAAAGCTATCAACAACAAATCGAAACCCTCATGGAAGAATGGGAACAACTCCATGAGTAA
- the moaC gene encoding cyclic pyranopterin monophosphate synthase MoaC, with protein MAEFTHFNDQGRARMVDISEKNDTVRTAVAKTSVNVNESIYHKIKNQTMAKGDVLAVAQIAGIMAAKKTPDWIPMCHPLSLKGIDVRFDWQVKDGYQLLIEAEVKTKGSTGVEMEALTAASATALTVYDMCKAVDKGMVIGPTYLEEKTGGKSGDYRREDGSRR; from the coding sequence ATGGCTGAATTTACTCATTTTAATGACCAGGGACGCGCCAGAATGGTCGATATATCTGAAAAAAATGATACGGTTCGGACCGCTGTAGCTAAGACAAGTGTGAACGTGAATGAATCGATTTATCATAAAATAAAAAACCAAACGATGGCAAAGGGTGACGTATTAGCCGTGGCTCAGATTGCCGGCATCATGGCAGCGAAAAAGACGCCGGATTGGATCCCGATGTGTCATCCGCTTTCGTTAAAAGGGATTGACGTTCGATTTGACTGGCAAGTGAAGGATGGATATCAATTGCTGATCGAAGCAGAGGTGAAAACGAAAGGAAGCACCGGTGTAGAGATGGAAGCTTTAACCGCAGCTTCGGCCACAGCTTTAACGGTATATGACATGTGTAAAGCTGTGGATAAAGGAATGGTGATCGGTCCTACTTATCTAGAGGAGAAGACAGGTGGAAAGAGCGGAGATTACCGAAGAGAAGACGGATCGAGGAGGTAG
- a CDS encoding redox-sensing transcriptional repressor Rex codes for MDVEHTKIPQATAKRLPLYYRFLNNLHSQGKLRVSSKELSEAVKVDSATIRRDFSYFGALGKKGYGYNVEYLLSFFRKTLDQDETTKVALIGVGNLGTAFLNYNFTKNNNTRIEIAFDASQERIGEEVGGVPVKHIDDLEQYMKEIDVAILTVPASAAQGIADRLVEAGISGVLNFTPARITVPTSVRVHHIDLAIELQALVYFLKHYPLKEEE; via the coding sequence ATGGATGTAGAGCATACGAAGATTCCACAGGCGACGGCGAAGCGACTGCCGTTATATTATCGTTTTTTGAACAATCTGCACAGCCAGGGAAAGCTGCGTGTCTCCTCGAAAGAGCTCAGCGAAGCTGTAAAAGTCGATTCGGCTACGATCCGCAGGGATTTTTCCTACTTTGGAGCGCTCGGAAAAAAGGGCTATGGATATAATGTAGAATATTTGCTTTCTTTTTTCAGAAAAACATTGGACCAGGATGAGACTACTAAAGTTGCCCTAATAGGAGTCGGAAATTTAGGGACGGCTTTTCTAAACTATAATTTCACGAAAAATAATAACACTAGAATAGAGATAGCCTTTGATGCAAGTCAGGAAAGGATCGGAGAAGAAGTTGGCGGCGTGCCTGTGAAGCACATTGATGACTTAGAACAATATATGAAGGAGATAGATGTTGCGATTTTAACAGTCCCTGCCTCAGCAGCGCAGGGAATTGCCGATAGATTGGTGGAAGCGGGAATATCAGGCGTGCTGAACTTTACACCGGCTCGGATTACAGTACCCACAAGCGTCCGGGTTCATCATATTGACCTGGCCATTGAACTGCAGGCACTTGTGTATTTTCTAAAGCATTACCCTTTAAAAGAAGAAGAGTAG
- a CDS encoding MDR family MFS transporter yields the protein MKKLSHKWLVVVSVLFGTFTVILNNSMLNPTLPRFIEIFDSNAVSVGWILTIFMVSMGMTMPLTGYFGDRFGKKKVYITGLCIFIVGSLCGVFSQSLGMIIFSRAIQGMAGGLMMPIAMALIFNSFPRQERGLAVGVYGVAAMVAPAIGPTVGGFIIQFLDWPWLFVFNIPFGLIGLVLSMKFLEPTETNPEKRFDYIGFIIITVGIGSILYALGRGRSIETLGDPLNIALIASGLAALVGFVYYENRQQDPLLNLSVFKVPTYTFSIVVTSSASIGLFSGIFLLPLLIQNVYGLSEVMTGLLFLPAAVASGIFMSIGGRLLDKKGPKYVVPPGLAIMAGATFGLGMLQLSTPYWLILVLNTIRGLGMGMGNMPATTSGMNAIPESLVAQGSAMNNIIRQISSSLSIVFFSIYYEVRRAQIAAAPDVGMQAATLQTLNEAFLVSAGVLTLAIPFSFILKGVQNDQQTERV from the coding sequence ATGAAGAAATTGTCTCACAAATGGCTGGTCGTCGTTTCTGTTCTCTTTGGAACATTTACAGTTATTTTAAACAACAGTATGCTTAATCCCACACTGCCAAGGTTCATAGAAATTTTTGACTCCAATGCAGTGTCCGTCGGGTGGATCCTGACGATTTTCATGGTGTCAATGGGAATGACCATGCCGTTAACGGGATACTTTGGAGATCGTTTTGGAAAAAAGAAAGTGTATATAACGGGGTTATGCATCTTTATTGTGGGATCTTTATGTGGGGTATTCTCGCAATCACTAGGCATGATCATTTTCTCGCGGGCTATCCAGGGAATGGCTGGCGGTTTAATGATGCCCATTGCGATGGCCCTGATTTTTAATTCATTTCCCCGCCAGGAGAGAGGGCTGGCAGTTGGAGTGTATGGGGTAGCAGCCATGGTTGCCCCGGCAATTGGACCGACAGTCGGCGGTTTTATTATTCAGTTCCTGGACTGGCCCTGGTTATTTGTCTTTAACATTCCATTTGGTCTGATAGGGCTTGTTTTGTCTATGAAGTTTCTTGAACCGACCGAAACCAATCCGGAAAAGCGATTTGACTATATTGGATTTATTATCATAACAGTTGGAATCGGATCAATTTTGTATGCATTAGGAAGAGGACGCAGCATTGAGACATTAGGAGATCCCTTAAATATAGCCCTGATAGCCAGTGGACTGGCAGCACTAGTTGGATTCGTTTATTACGAAAATCGTCAACAGGATCCATTGCTTAACCTATCAGTGTTTAAAGTCCCGACTTATACGTTTTCGATTGTTGTCACCTCCTCTGCTTCCATCGGGCTATTCTCAGGAATATTCTTATTGCCGTTGCTTATCCAAAATGTGTACGGTTTATCGGAAGTCATGACAGGACTCTTGTTTCTCCCGGCTGCAGTGGCAAGTGGTATTTTCATGTCCATTGGAGGACGCCTGCTTGATAAAAAAGGTCCTAAATATGTCGTGCCACCCGGGCTGGCCATCATGGCTGGAGCTACGTTTGGACTTGGGATGCTGCAGCTCTCCACACCATATTGGCTGATCCTCGTCCTTAATACGATTCGCGGATTAGGAATGGGAATGGGGAACATGCCTGCTACAACGTCAGGAATGAATGCAATTCCTGAAAGTCTCGTCGCGCAAGGATCTGCTATGAACAATATCATCAGGCAAATTTCCTCGTCACTCAGCATTGTTTTCTTTTCGATTTATTATGAAGTGAGGCGGGCACAAATTGCAGCTGCTCCGGACGTTGGGATGCAGGCTGCCACATTGCAGACATTGAATGAAGCGTTCCTCGTCTCTGCTGGCGTGCTTACTCTCGCAATTCCTTTTTCCTTTATTTTAAAAGGAGTGCAGAATGATCAACAAACAGAAAGAGTTTAA